A single window of Leptospira neocaledonica DNA harbors:
- a CDS encoding arginyltransferase, producing MRIDYFEFLNSLPETPESECSYYPDRKSKVKGFILREKILPEGLDVLFRFGFRRSGNFYYRTNCAGCSHCLSYRVSLSDFSKTSTHKRLEKNNSDLTFKTSSPQIDPEKENLYIKYQKSRHEGSYGDSDFEILETMKFQMYVGSENSKELLLFLNDRLLGWILLDLGKEAVSAVYSVFDPEESKRSLGNFLILSSILWAKENGFKEFQLGLFLPGHPKMDYKKNWKPSEILDRNTGVWKESGSFLSDYILENGPNGDKRAGI from the coding sequence ATGAGGATAGATTATTTTGAATTTCTAAATTCCCTTCCGGAAACTCCGGAATCGGAATGTTCTTATTATCCGGATAGAAAGTCCAAGGTGAAAGGTTTTATCTTAAGAGAGAAAATTTTGCCGGAAGGATTGGATGTTCTATTTAGATTCGGTTTCAGAAGATCGGGTAACTTCTATTACAGAACGAATTGTGCCGGTTGTTCTCATTGTCTCAGTTACAGGGTTTCACTTTCTGATTTTAGTAAAACTTCTACTCATAAAAGATTAGAGAAAAATAATTCTGATCTGACTTTTAAAACTTCTTCTCCCCAAATCGATCCTGAAAAAGAGAATTTATATATCAAATACCAGAAGTCTAGACATGAAGGAAGTTATGGAGACTCGGACTTTGAAATTTTAGAAACGATGAAGTTCCAGATGTATGTGGGTTCTGAAAATTCAAAAGAACTTCTTTTATTCTTAAATGATAGGCTGCTCGGTTGGATTTTATTGGATCTAGGAAAGGAAGCGGTTTCTGCTGTATATTCCGTTTTCGATCCGGAAGAAAGTAAAAGAAGTTTGGGAAATTTTCTCATTCTTTCTTCTATCCTTTGGGCTAAGGAAAACGGATTTAAAGAATTTCAATTGGGTCTTTTTCTTCCGGGTCATCCTAAGATGGATTATAAAAAGAATTGGAAACCTTCCGAAATTTTGGATCGTAATACTGGTGTTTGGAAAGAAAG
- a CDS encoding ribonuclease HI family protein: MKKFKIYCDGASKGNPGPSSIGVAIYEGDTEVHSISRRISDGTNNVAEWAALEAGIEYCLSQDADEVTAYLDSELVVKQLKGEYKVKSPHLQVSKEKVKGLTSKLKLFSIHHVPREKNKRADKLANLAFES; encoded by the coding sequence GTGAAAAAGTTCAAAATATACTGCGACGGTGCTTCTAAAGGAAATCCGGGACCTTCTTCGATTGGGGTGGCGATTTACGAAGGAGACACGGAAGTCCACTCCATCTCACGTAGGATCTCCGACGGAACCAATAATGTGGCCGAATGGGCGGCACTGGAAGCTGGTATAGAATATTGCCTCTCCCAAGATGCGGACGAGGTTACGGCATATCTAGACTCCGAATTAGTAGTAAAACAACTGAAAGGGGAATATAAGGTCAAATCCCCTCACCTGCAAGTTTCTAAAGAAAAAGTCAAAGGCCTCACTTCTAAACTCAAACTGTTCTCTATCCATCATGTCCCCAGGGAGAAAAATAAAAGAGCAGATAAACTAGCCAATCTAGCTTTTGAATCTTAA
- a CDS encoding CCA tRNA nucleotidyltransferase — translation MMNPDPKQLISQIPSPFLEDLLEISSTIRNHGGEAYVVGGSVRDLILNKVPHEYDLAVSVSPEEVQKIFKRTVPTGIKHGTITVLFQDRSYELTTFRKDEDYIDGRRPETVQFGVSLSEDLKRRDFTMNALALDLQKKILVDEHSGLEDIQNSLIKTIGNPVSRFTEDGLRPVRAIRFVSTLGFKIHPETANAIETCKLVTAKVSPERIHDEFLKILKSKNPIGGLDLLRKYKTLELFTKTKLYSADWEKHKNGFSKLVQTTEKVKLAYFLTSCFSEQTWLGDSNVFFKELRFSNQRTKDSQFLVKTLFLLIQQREGLKTSAGLRTHLLHPVAQYAGKKELWDWCLELSQLWSAFLTEEAFWLTQAEQEWTKNPPLLLSDLVIDGNLIREKFPDLPAPKLGEVLRSSLLSVLQDPNLNSEKLLLELIRKSL, via the coding sequence ATGATGAACCCTGATCCGAAACAACTCATCTCACAAATCCCTTCTCCTTTTCTAGAGGATCTATTAGAGATCAGTAGTACCATACGAAATCACGGAGGAGAAGCATACGTAGTTGGGGGAAGTGTCCGCGACCTGATCTTAAACAAAGTGCCTCATGAATACGATCTTGCAGTTTCCGTTTCACCGGAAGAAGTGCAGAAAATTTTCAAAAGAACTGTCCCTACCGGGATCAAACATGGAACCATCACAGTATTATTTCAAGATAGATCATACGAATTAACTACATTCAGAAAAGACGAAGACTATATAGACGGAAGACGACCTGAGACAGTACAATTCGGCGTAAGCCTAAGCGAAGATCTAAAAAGGAGGGACTTCACCATGAACGCCCTTGCCTTGGATCTTCAAAAGAAGATCTTAGTAGATGAACATTCCGGATTAGAAGACATTCAAAATTCTTTAATTAAGACCATCGGAAATCCGGTCTCCAGATTTACGGAAGACGGACTTAGGCCGGTTAGAGCAATTCGATTCGTTTCCACGCTCGGATTTAAAATCCATCCGGAAACTGCAAATGCGATAGAAACATGCAAATTAGTCACAGCGAAGGTTTCCCCGGAAAGAATACATGATGAATTTTTAAAAATACTCAAAAGTAAAAATCCAATCGGAGGATTAGATCTATTAAGAAAATATAAAACTTTAGAATTATTCACCAAAACAAAATTGTATTCGGCAGACTGGGAAAAACATAAAAACGGATTTTCCAAATTAGTCCAAACGACTGAAAAAGTAAAACTGGCCTATTTCCTAACTTCTTGTTTTTCGGAACAAACATGGCTCGGCGACTCGAATGTATTTTTTAAAGAACTTAGATTTTCCAACCAAAGGACAAAAGATTCTCAGTTTCTTGTAAAAACCTTGTTTTTGCTCATCCAGCAAAGAGAAGGATTAAAAACTTCAGCAGGACTCCGTACCCACTTACTTCATCCGGTCGCACAATATGCAGGCAAAAAAGAACTTTGGGATTGGTGTTTAGAACTTTCACAACTTTGGTCCGCTTTTTTAACCGAAGAAGCATTTTGGCTCACTCAAGCGGAACAAGAATGGACGAAGAATCCTCCACTTCTGCTCTCTGATCTGGTCATAGATGGAAATCTAATCCGGGAGAAATTTCCGGACCTTCCAGCGCCCAAACTAGGAGAAGTACTACGCTCTTCCTTACTTTCCGTGCTCCAAGATCCGAATCTAAATTCAGAGAAACTTCTTCTGGAACTGATCCGTAAATCTTTGTAA
- a CDS encoding outer membrane beta-barrel protein → MRKKTVNLIATFTLVTASSVFAQPKKDTPDPKAAPAAAVKAEPVEKKWYDAVDFSGFVDVYYMYNNNPLQGNDIDSTRAFETNNKNFAVNAAALAVQKTAEKGSPWGFRVDFQNGLNNPYQEGLYSTVNGVYNYNLLKQAYISMYFPVLKGMTLDIGKMATHIGYEVIESMGNPNYSIGAIFQNTIPFIHTGARLTTQFTDKWAGTFYLYNSGGGTGYLSPTEANLTTSGKNTFVEGATQHKAVGTQLKGQIIEDKLSITWNTLYSQDGSQGVINPWEGYYLTSVGEGANIANYAPRAKYNKDYWFMNHAIISITPHERITIDLDYTWSEKAGGFAVNNAVAGNKEAAAANADGSDPYTIEKILGGAVNTSNTKASYKAYGSWIKVKINEEWGVNFRFEYIDDSKYNTQLTTFNPFRNANAYLSQSQQQEDAALAAAVKASTPALAGLSDNEVLQILKPKDYTNYGATHYGSYKTFTVTPVWNFTENLLIKLDMRRDWANGYQFVNSSGEKSKDQYGLTLGIVAKF, encoded by the coding sequence ATGAGAAAAAAAACAGTCAACCTCATTGCTACCTTTACTCTGGTGACCGCCTCTTCGGTTTTTGCCCAACCGAAAAAGGATACACCGGACCCGAAGGCAGCTCCGGCTGCGGCGGTAAAAGCCGAGCCAGTAGAAAAGAAATGGTACGACGCGGTGGATTTTTCCGGATTCGTGGATGTGTACTACATGTACAACAACAACCCGTTACAAGGAAATGATATCGATTCTACCAGAGCTTTCGAGACCAACAACAAGAACTTCGCAGTGAACGCAGCTGCCTTAGCGGTTCAGAAAACTGCCGAGAAGGGAAGCCCTTGGGGATTCCGAGTGGATTTCCAAAACGGTTTGAATAACCCGTACCAAGAAGGTCTTTATAGCACTGTTAACGGTGTATATAACTACAACCTATTAAAGCAAGCATACATCAGTATGTATTTCCCTGTATTGAAAGGGATGACACTGGATATAGGAAAGATGGCAACTCATATTGGATATGAGGTGATCGAGTCAATGGGTAACCCTAACTACTCGATAGGGGCCATCTTCCAAAACACGATCCCGTTCATTCATACCGGTGCTCGCTTAACCACACAATTTACAGACAAATGGGCTGGAACCTTTTATCTGTACAACAGTGGTGGTGGTACTGGTTATTTATCTCCTACCGAAGCAAATTTGACCACATCAGGAAAAAATACCTTCGTAGAAGGAGCTACTCAGCATAAAGCGGTTGGAACTCAGTTAAAAGGACAGATTATCGAAGATAAACTTTCCATTACCTGGAACACATTGTACTCTCAAGATGGAAGCCAAGGTGTAATTAATCCATGGGAAGGTTACTATCTGACTTCCGTTGGAGAAGGTGCTAACATAGCTAACTACGCTCCAAGAGCTAAGTACAATAAAGACTACTGGTTCATGAACCATGCGATCATTTCGATCACCCCGCATGAAAGAATTACAATCGACTTAGACTATACTTGGAGTGAAAAAGCTGGAGGATTTGCAGTTAATAATGCTGTTGCAGGAAACAAAGAAGCTGCTGCTGCAAACGCTGACGGATCAGACCCGTACACTATCGAGAAAATTTTAGGTGGTGCTGTAAATACTAGTAATACTAAAGCTTCCTATAAAGCTTACGGATCCTGGATTAAGGTTAAAATTAATGAAGAGTGGGGAGTTAACTTCCGTTTCGAGTACATCGACGATAGTAAATACAACACTCAGTTGACTACTTTCAACCCTTTCAGAAATGCAAATGCTTACTTGAGCCAATCTCAACAACAGGAAGACGCGGCTTTAGCAGCAGCTGTTAAAGCTTCTACTCCTGCTCTTGCTGGGCTAAGCGACAATGAAGTATTACAGATCTTGAAACCGAAAGATTATACCAACTACGGAGCAACACATTATGGTTCTTATAAGACCTTTACTGTGACTCCAGTTTGGAACTTCACTGAAAATCTTTTGATCAAGCTTGATATGAGAAGAGACTGGGCGAACGGATATCAATTCGTGAACTCATCCGGTGAAAAAAGTAAAGATCAATACGGTTTAACCTTAGGTATCGTAGCTAAGTTCTAA
- a CDS encoding efflux RND transporter permease subunit, with protein sequence MIDKLIESVLKFRVPTIIASAFVAVLGVWAWTDIRKEAYSDIADTQVRLIAKFPGKAAVEVEERVTLPIERVLNAIPKVAVRRSRTINGLVVFQFVFEDGTDDYFARMRLMERVADADIPEEVQPALGPMSSPVGEIFRYVVESSGNHTQMELRTIQDWIVMPKMLSIPGIADVVTFGGLPKQFHIVTSPDKLVRYKLTINDVIQAVQVNNLNTGGNLLLQGEQGFPIRSLGAIREAEHIENIVVKTVNGVPVFVRDLATVEISHPIPSGVLGYTVRIDNQVMDIDSSVQGLVAMRRWGDPNEMGDRIRAKVKEINENYLPEGVQLRTTYDRSDLVNYTLRTIGRTLLEGVMVVSLVLIFFIGSAKASLVVVATIPFALLFAFLLMNITGIPASLLSLGAIDFGIVVDGAVIMVENIMRRYRDATPSDKSKGIIKLTAESGSEVGTEILFSILIIILAYLPIFSFERIEGRLFKPMAFTISFAIFGALIFSMTVVPVLMTFMFRKYFESEKPGPIAWHNPVYGWIEERYKTLIDYLVERSRRVVIGAFTVVIILLGIGGYKLGTEFLPEMDEGGFNLRIFFPVGISLPEARKFMPKIRETIYKNEQVSVVLSQLGRNDDGTDPLPPNRLEVLVSLKDYDDWKERITKQELLLRMKNDLEATLPGARISFSQPIMDNLSEAIMGTIADLAVFVSGQDLKVMRKLAEEILDIVKDMPGASEFGIEQEADSPQLTVRIDREAAARYGINVSDIQQMVEAAIGMQRISTLYEGPSDIPPKTPARFGIVVRFSKDYRASKRAIEAMPIISPKGERVPLSQLAKITLEDGPTMIFRQEGRRTITVRTNVRGRDQGGFVNELRKKVQQKIKLPEGYEVRYGGQYENLARVGKKLAIVIPVTIAIIFGVLFLLYRNLKYVYVALACLPLSLVGGMYALLFRGYYFNVSSGVGFISLFGIATMSGVLFVSRTNHLLRDEPTLTTKEAVTQAAVIQLRPMLMTMLLALLGLIPATLASGVGSDVQRPLATVIVGGLFSALFLVLTVLPSLYLVLVGDRKHEAAGAETFELHPEAYVSLYDEEDIQDAPPAHRNGSKKVKKKALTKKKR encoded by the coding sequence ATGATAGATAAACTCATAGAGTCCGTACTCAAGTTTAGGGTTCCCACTATTATCGCTTCAGCTTTTGTAGCGGTTTTAGGAGTTTGGGCTTGGACAGATATTCGAAAAGAAGCCTACTCGGATATCGCGGATACTCAAGTCCGTTTGATTGCAAAATTTCCGGGAAAAGCTGCTGTTGAAGTAGAAGAAAGAGTAACTCTTCCTATCGAAAGAGTATTGAATGCGATTCCCAAAGTAGCTGTACGTCGTTCCAGAACTATCAATGGTCTTGTAGTATTCCAATTCGTTTTCGAAGACGGGACAGACGATTATTTTGCGAGGATGCGACTTATGGAACGGGTCGCGGATGCGGATATTCCGGAGGAAGTCCAACCAGCTCTAGGACCTATGAGTTCTCCTGTAGGAGAAATTTTCAGGTATGTAGTCGAATCATCCGGGAATCACACTCAAATGGAATTAAGAACGATCCAAGACTGGATTGTTATGCCAAAGATGTTATCTATTCCTGGAATCGCGGACGTGGTTACATTCGGAGGTTTGCCTAAACAATTTCATATAGTAACTTCTCCCGATAAATTAGTACGTTATAAACTTACGATAAACGATGTAATCCAAGCGGTTCAGGTGAATAACTTAAATACTGGCGGGAATCTTCTTTTACAAGGTGAGCAAGGTTTTCCTATCCGTTCTTTGGGCGCAATACGAGAAGCTGAACATATAGAAAATATCGTAGTAAAAACAGTGAACGGAGTCCCCGTATTTGTTCGGGACCTGGCTACAGTGGAAATTTCTCACCCTATTCCGAGTGGGGTCTTAGGTTACACTGTTCGTATAGATAATCAGGTCATGGATATAGATTCTTCCGTTCAGGGACTCGTGGCCATGCGTCGATGGGGGGATCCCAATGAGATGGGAGATCGGATTCGTGCAAAAGTAAAAGAAATTAATGAGAATTATCTTCCTGAAGGGGTACAACTCAGGACAACCTATGACAGGAGTGATCTTGTAAATTATACGTTACGCACCATTGGAAGAACTCTTTTAGAAGGAGTGATGGTCGTAAGCTTGGTACTAATCTTCTTCATCGGAAGTGCAAAGGCTTCTCTTGTAGTAGTGGCAACCATTCCTTTCGCCTTATTATTCGCCTTTCTTCTCATGAATATAACCGGGATCCCAGCAAGTTTATTGTCCTTGGGGGCTATCGACTTCGGGATCGTTGTAGATGGTGCCGTGATCATGGTAGAGAATATCATGAGAAGATATAGGGACGCCACTCCTAGTGATAAAAGTAAGGGAATCATCAAACTTACAGCCGAGTCCGGCTCCGAGGTCGGGACTGAAATTTTATTTTCCATTCTGATCATCATACTTGCGTATTTGCCTATTTTTTCATTCGAACGTATTGAAGGTCGTCTGTTTAAACCTATGGCTTTCACCATCTCCTTCGCGATCTTCGGAGCTTTAATTTTCTCTATGACTGTTGTACCGGTTTTGATGACTTTTATGTTCCGCAAATATTTCGAATCGGAAAAACCTGGACCGATCGCTTGGCATAACCCGGTTTATGGATGGATCGAAGAACGTTATAAAACCTTAATAGATTATTTAGTAGAAAGATCTAGAAGGGTAGTCATCGGTGCTTTTACCGTTGTGATCATACTTTTGGGGATAGGCGGATATAAGCTTGGGACCGAGTTCCTCCCTGAGATGGACGAAGGTGGATTTAACCTAAGGATCTTTTTCCCTGTAGGAATTTCTCTCCCTGAAGCTCGTAAATTTATGCCTAAAATTCGGGAGACGATCTATAAAAATGAACAGGTAAGCGTTGTACTTTCTCAGTTAGGAAGAAACGACGATGGAACGGATCCTCTTCCTCCGAACAGATTGGAAGTTCTCGTAAGTTTGAAAGATTACGACGATTGGAAGGAAAGGATCACCAAACAGGAACTTCTCCTTAGAATGAAAAACGATCTGGAGGCTACTCTTCCCGGTGCAAGGATCAGTTTCTCTCAACCGATCATGGATAACTTGTCGGAAGCGATTATGGGTACCATTGCGGACCTTGCGGTATTCGTATCCGGCCAAGACTTAAAAGTGATGCGTAAACTTGCGGAAGAAATCCTAGATATTGTAAAGGATATGCCAGGAGCGAGCGAATTCGGAATAGAGCAAGAGGCGGATAGTCCACAGTTAACTGTTCGAATTGATAGGGAAGCAGCGGCCCGTTATGGGATCAATGTAAGCGATATCCAACAGATGGTAGAAGCTGCCATCGGAATGCAAAGGATCAGCACCTTGTATGAGGGACCTTCCGATATTCCTCCAAAAACACCTGCTCGATTCGGAATCGTAGTTCGATTTTCCAAGGATTACAGAGCTTCTAAAAGAGCGATAGAGGCGATGCCGATCATTTCTCCTAAGGGAGAAAGGGTGCCTCTTTCTCAATTAGCGAAGATCACATTAGAAGACGGACCTACTATGATCTTTCGCCAGGAAGGTAGAAGGACCATTACCGTAAGAACAAACGTAAGAGGTCGAGACCAAGGTGGTTTCGTGAACGAACTTCGTAAAAAAGTGCAGCAGAAAATAAAACTTCCGGAAGGATACGAGGTTCGTTACGGCGGACAGTATGAGAACCTTGCTCGGGTAGGTAAAAAACTAGCGATCGTTATTCCTGTAACTATTGCGATCATTTTTGGAGTATTGTTCTTACTTTATAGAAATTTAAAATATGTATATGTGGCTTTAGCCTGTTTGCCTCTCTCCTTAGTGGGAGGAATGTATGCGCTTCTATTTAGAGGGTATTATTTTAACGTATCCAGTGGGGTAGGTTTTATCTCCTTATTCGGGATTGCTACCATGTCGGGAGTACTTTTTGTTTCCAGGACAAATCATCTTTTGAGAGACGAGCCGACTTTAACCACGAAAGAAGCAGTAACACAAGCAGCTGTGATTCAATTGCGACCAATGCTAATGACGATGTTACTCGCTTTACTCGGACTAATTCCAGCTACCTTGGCGTCCGGAGTCGGTTCGGATGTTCAGAGGCCTTTGGCTACGGTAATCGTAGGAGGCTTATTCTCCGCCTTATTCCTGGTACTGACGGTTCTGCCTTCTCTATATTTAGTCTTAGTGGGAGATAGAAAACATGAGGCCGCGGGAGCAGAAACATTCGAACTTCATCCGGAAGCATACGTTTCGCTATATGATGAAGAGGATATTCAAGACGCTCCTCCGGCACATAGGAACGGAAGTAAGAAGGTAAAGAAAAAAGCCCTTACCAAAAAGAAACGTTAA
- a CDS encoding efflux RND transporter periplasmic adaptor subunit encodes MIPSSNKLRILLIVLVAAISVSIVSFTLNKGGKKTPPRPQKAIVHDHGERIEFKENSPGLEIIRSAEIGKPGEFVTVEAPARLIATTSPSVSDSEQIVLFESAELNDLYVGYVHAKNSLNRSRKNLDRIKDMFKHRVATEKDLIEAETEVNNDEAEFAEFEGKLRAVGLNPAMIKKAAGQTAWIISDVPESQLSSLQKGKRVKVVFNSFPNQEWAGTAEALGDNVDPFTRTVKVRIAIKNEGYRLKPGMFATVRFPEETGSDSVVIPFNSVVTVESKNYVFVEETPHEFFRREVVLGISTRERVNVLEGLTKGDKVVVEGAILLKGLSFGF; translated from the coding sequence ATGATTCCATCATCTAACAAACTTAGAATTTTATTAATCGTTCTGGTGGCGGCTATTTCCGTTTCCATCGTTTCTTTTACGTTAAACAAAGGTGGGAAGAAGACTCCGCCTCGACCTCAAAAGGCAATTGTCCATGATCATGGTGAAAGGATCGAGTTTAAAGAAAATAGTCCTGGCCTCGAGATCATTAGAAGTGCAGAGATCGGCAAACCTGGAGAATTTGTAACTGTAGAAGCTCCTGCGAGATTGATTGCCACTACATCTCCTTCCGTATCCGACTCTGAACAAATCGTATTATTTGAATCTGCGGAATTGAACGACCTATATGTCGGCTATGTTCATGCTAAGAATAGTCTGAATAGATCCCGTAAAAATTTAGATCGTATCAAGGATATGTTCAAACATAGAGTAGCGACTGAAAAAGATCTGATCGAAGCAGAGACTGAAGTAAACAACGACGAGGCCGAATTCGCGGAGTTTGAAGGAAAATTGAGGGCAGTCGGTTTAAACCCTGCAATGATCAAAAAAGCGGCCGGTCAAACAGCTTGGATTATTTCTGACGTTCCAGAATCCCAACTTTCCAGTCTGCAAAAAGGGAAAAGGGTTAAGGTGGTGTTCAACTCCTTCCCGAACCAGGAATGGGCCGGAACTGCCGAAGCATTGGGAGATAACGTGGATCCTTTTACTAGAACTGTAAAAGTCAGGATCGCGATCAAAAACGAAGGTTATAGATTAAAACCTGGAATGTTTGCAACCGTAAGATTCCCAGAAGAAACAGGAAGCGATTCGGTTGTTATTCCTTTCAATTCTGTAGTAACTGTAGAAAGCAAAAATTACGTTTTCGTAGAAGAAACTCCTCATGAATTTTTCAGAAGAGAAGTTGTGCTCGGGATTTCCACAAGAGAAAGAGTGAACGTTCTGGAAGGTTTGACCAAAGGTGACAAGGTGGTTGTAGAAGGGGCCATTCTCTTGAAAGGACTTAGTTTCGGATTTTAA
- a CDS encoding TolC family protein — MNKKILTFLILVWATNQTVSQPDSTPSGAPGIGETLYTDAKIAAASGDQERTQVHLELAKAEELLWKNNLLLLASKFNIDARKAGIEQAGLYANPNIFVDQSIFAEPTQRYFDFTRSGQTVVQIQQVFLLGGKIDKRVRVAELSAKMSEQEFYDLARALITKLRRTFYFIHYYRDAIAFYDKSLIALEKTVNSAELAHKRRAVLQSEVLRLKALLFFLRKEREDLRIKVLEKEADLRVLLNEDTYKNQAVAIVPVLDLDFVEKASMEGLKLDNMLAKAREYRPDLKKAVQALRYEEANLELQHANAIPDLAFGPMYNRGGTAFQNYWGITAQLNIPIFDRNQGNIKAAEKSIQVRKQELKNLILEVENDVSVALATAKAKDDLYRKFRNTYTKDYADLAEDMILSYEKRYISILEFADFFETYRSSIVEMLRLQTDRMEAIEGVNYSVGTGLIVPSYKSNGESGGAKEGGSK; from the coding sequence ATGAATAAAAAGATACTAACGTTTCTAATTTTGGTCTGGGCGACGAATCAGACCGTTTCTCAGCCGGATTCGACCCCGAGTGGTGCTCCCGGGATCGGTGAAACTTTGTATACGGATGCAAAGATCGCGGCGGCTTCGGGAGATCAGGAAAGGACACAAGTTCATTTGGAACTTGCCAAAGCGGAAGAACTGCTTTGGAAGAATAACCTTCTATTACTTGCTTCTAAATTTAATATCGACGCGAGAAAAGCGGGTATAGAACAAGCAGGTCTCTATGCGAACCCGAATATTTTCGTGGATCAGAGTATTTTTGCGGAGCCTACACAACGTTATTTCGATTTTACAAGATCGGGACAAACTGTGGTGCAGATCCAACAAGTATTTTTACTTGGTGGTAAGATAGACAAACGTGTTCGTGTAGCAGAGTTAAGTGCTAAGATGAGCGAGCAGGAGTTTTACGATCTTGCAAGAGCGCTGATCACTAAACTCCGTAGGACCTTCTACTTTATTCATTATTATAGAGACGCGATTGCCTTTTACGACAAAAGTCTGATCGCCTTGGAAAAAACCGTAAATTCAGCGGAACTCGCCCATAAAAGAAGAGCGGTTCTTCAGTCTGAAGTTTTACGTTTAAAAGCACTTCTATTCTTTTTAAGAAAAGAAAGAGAAGATCTTAGGATTAAAGTCCTGGAGAAGGAAGCGGATCTAAGAGTTTTACTCAACGAAGACACATATAAAAATCAAGCTGTAGCAATCGTTCCTGTTTTAGATCTGGACTTCGTGGAAAAAGCATCCATGGAAGGATTAAAATTAGATAATATGCTTGCTAAGGCCAGGGAATACAGACCTGACCTGAAAAAGGCAGTCCAAGCATTAAGATACGAAGAAGCTAACCTGGAATTACAACATGCAAATGCAATTCCTGATCTTGCGTTCGGTCCGATGTACAACAGAGGAGGAACGGCCTTCCAAAACTATTGGGGGATTACTGCTCAGTTGAATATTCCAATTTTCGATAGGAACCAAGGGAATATCAAGGCTGCCGAAAAATCCATCCAAGTCAGAAAACAAGAATTGAAAAACCTGATCTTGGAAGTGGAGAACGATGTAAGCGTTGCCTTGGCAACTGCTAAAGCAAAAGACGATCTCTACAGAAAATTCAGAAATACTTATACTAAGGACTACGCTGATTTAGCGGAGGATATGATCCTTAGTTACGAAAAACGTTATATATCCATTTTAGAATTCGCCGACTTCTTCGAAACATACAGATCTAGTATCGTGGAAATGTTACGCCTCCAAACAGACAGGATGGAAGCGATCGAAGGAGTAAATTACTCGGTCGGAACGGGGCTGATAGTCCCAAGTTACAAATCCAACGGAGAATCCGGTGGTGCTAAGGAAGGGGGCTCGAAATGA